The Anaerolineales bacterium DNA window ATGAGTTGCTCGCCAAGGTTGGCATCGATTTCCGAACGCTCAGGCATGCGGACCACAGTGCCGGCCAGATCTTTGAGATCACGGCTCAGCCAGTTGGGTACATTGCGGTCCTCTGCCAGGTCTGCCAGCTCTTTGAAGTAGGTTCTCCTGCGTGAGCTGGGGCGGACGGAAACAACATCACCGATGGCAACGGTCATGGATGGGACGTCTGTACGCCGTCCATTGACAATGAAGTGTCCATGGGTCACCAGGAGACGGGCTTTCGCACGACTATCTGCGTATCCGAGGCGGTAAATTACATTATCCAACCGGCTCTCAAGGATCTGCAGCATGGTCAGACCGGTCAAGCCACGTCGTTTTAGCGCTGCAGCGTGGTAGCGGCGGAACTGGCGTTCCAGAACACCATACACGCGGCGGGCTTTTTGTTTGGCACGCAGCTGGCGTGCATAATCTGATTCTCGCTTACGGCGAAACTGGGCGCTCTTGCCGTGCAAACCGGGTGGATATCCACGCCGCTCGAACGAACATTTCGGTGTGTAGCACCGGGCACCCTTGAGGAACAGTTTTTCACCTTCTCGCCGGCACAATTTGCATACTGGCCCACGATACTTTGCCATAAATTCTTACCTCTTCCTTATGATTAATTCTAATTAAACACGGCGCTTTTTCGGAGGCCGGCATCCATTATGTGGTACAGGGGTCACATCGGTGATCGAAGTAACCTTCATGCCTGAAGTCTGTACGGCACGAATGGCATTCTCGCGACCAGGTCCAGGACCTTTGACGTAAATTTCCACTTCCTGCATCCCCAGAGCCTGGGCATTTTTCATCGCTACTTCAGCAGCCACACGGGCTGCATATGGGGTGCTCTTGCGAGAGCCCTTGAAGCCCGAGGCACCTGCAGAAGCGCTGGTGACTGCATTGCCTGATGTGTCGGTGATCGTGACGATCGTATTATTGAAAGTCGCCAGAATATGCACCTGTCCGGCTGACAGGAGACGCTTGGTCTTGCGGGTGGATTTTCGGCGTCCAGTTGATGAAGTTTGAGCCATATTACCTCGCTATTACCTTCTATTATTTCTTTGTTGCGCCACGCCGTCGACCGCGCCCGGCAACAGTCTTCTTAGGACCCTTGCGTGTGCGTGAGTTGGTACGGGTGCGCTGGCCTCGAACCGGCAGATTGCGCCGGTGGCGGAGACCACGGTAACTGCCAATCTCGATTAAGCGTTTGATGTTCATTTGAAGGCTCCGGCGAAGGTCACCTTCAACCTTATAGTTCTGGCCGATAAAATCGCGCAGAAGGCCAACTTCCGCATCGGTCAAATCTTTAACCCGGGTATCCGGATTCACACCGGTAGCCGTGAGGATATCTTGAGCGTGGGAATCCCCAATGCCAAAGATGTAAGTCAAGCCGACTTCAACCCGTTTATTACGTGGTAGATCAACACCTTCGATTCTTGCCATAAGTCCTATCCTTGTCGTTGCTTATGTTTGGGATTATCGCAAATGATATACAGGCGACCTTTGCGTTTAACGACCTTGCACTTAGAGCAACGTTTTCTAATTGACGAAGAAACTTTCATAAATAGTACTCCTAACGATTGCCAAGTAGTTCCGTGAAGCCAAAGCGTTGATTATACCTGACCATGCACATAGCGTCCAGTACCAGTTACGGCAAGGTCAGTA harbors:
- a CDS encoding 30S ribosomal protein S4, which encodes MAKYRGPVCKLCRREGEKLFLKGARCYTPKCSFERRGYPPGLHGKSAQFRRKRESDYARQLRAKQKARRVYGVLERQFRRYHAAALKRRGLTGLTMLQILESRLDNVIYRLGYADSRAKARLLVTHGHFIVNGRRTDVPSMTVAIGDVVSVRPSSRRRTYFKELADLAEDRNVPNWLSRDLKDLAGTVVRMPERSEIDANLGEQLIVEYYSR
- a CDS encoding 30S ribosomal protein S11, translating into MAQTSSTGRRKSTRKTKRLLSAGQVHILATFNNTIVTITDTSGNAVTSASAGASGFKGSRKSTPYAARVAAEVAMKNAQALGMQEVEIYVKGPGPGRENAIRAVQTSGMKVTSITDVTPVPHNGCRPPKKRRV
- a CDS encoding 50S ribosomal protein L36, with the translated sequence MKVSSSIRKRCSKCKVVKRKGRLYIICDNPKHKQRQG
- a CDS encoding 30S ribosomal protein S13; this encodes MARIEGVDLPRNKRVEVGLTYIFGIGDSHAQDILTATGVNPDTRVKDLTDAEVGLLRDFIGQNYKVEGDLRRSLQMNIKRLIEIGSYRGLRHRRNLPVRGQRTRTNSRTRKGPKKTVAGRGRRRGATKK